A region from the Alnus glutinosa chromosome 5, dhAlnGlut1.1, whole genome shotgun sequence genome encodes:
- the LOC133869809 gene encoding F-box/LRR-repeat protein 13-like, with translation MEYKIDRISELPDPILDHILSFIPIKQILQLSILSKRWQNVWTLLTIPEFVQYQFTNNLRKVTPEEIQGKKQGFKSFVERYLLGHYRQRLSINKFRLNMMLDDESDCALLNRWIDYLVECNVKELNLHVWMNRKIYEFPKNCFELPERVFVAKSITELKLSGCCKLNSFYNDINLPSLKKLVLDSFVENQVVQALIDGCRNLEEMILECCYGLKSIQVSGLSKLMAIELLQNSELESVEIEASNLESLVFKLTRPCQINLGQCESLNKLLLYSCSITDKWLHDVLSKHPLIDCLYLRGCNLLKMIKISSHCMKSLAFIDCSELVEVDIVTPNLHRLEYDGDFISFSLNTSSISEVSLAFSDYDFSDVEKIEFLANLSHPKLLNWQTFTAENVINIAKESRENLPSPLYSVKQLKLKAYSLSTRQIQELVDTLLWICPLLEILFIEWQYEEAIDNISFTFTEKKEDNISFKFSYENPIDNLEDPSCCKLIPILCWRHCLKTIKIENSRGSIEEDTLKKYFFDNAEILESFHYLKGSVSLKV, from the exons ATGGAGTACAAAATCGACCGGATATCCGAATTGCCGGACCCTATTCTAGACCACATtctatccttcattcccattaAACAAATACTTCAACTTAGTATTTTGTCCAAGAGATGGCAAAATGTCTGGACTTTGCTCACCATTCCAGAATTTGTGCAATACCAATTTACTAATAATTTGCGCAAGGTTACACCCGAGGAAATCCAGGGAAAGAAACAAGGGTTCAAAAGTTTTGTGGAGAGATATTTACTAGGCCACTATAGGCAAAGACTAAGTATAAACAAGTTTAGGCTTAACATGATGTTGGATGATGAATCAGATTGTGCTCTTCTGAACCGTTGGATTGACTACCTTGTTGAATGCAATGTAAAAGAGTTGAATCTTCACGTATGGATGAATCGAAAGATTTATGAGTTTCCTAAGAATTGCTTTGAGTTGCCTGAGAGGGTTTTCGTAGCAAAATCAATAACTGAGCTGAAATTGTCCGGCTGTTGtaagttaaactcattttaCAATGATATTAACTTACCCTCTTTGAAAAAGTTGGTTTTGGATTCTTTTGTGGAAAATCAAGTTGTCCAAGCTCTTATTGATGGTTGCCGTAATTTAGAAGAGATGATACTTGAATGTTGTTATGGGTTGAAAAGTATACAGGTCTCAGGTCTTTCTAAACTCATGGCCATTGAGTTGCTACAAAATTCCGAACTTGAGAGTGTTGAGATCGAAGCATCAAATCTCGAATCTTTAGTTTTCAAGCTCACGAGACCATGCCAAATCAACCTAGGCCAGTGCGAAAGTCTAAACAAGTTATTATTATATTCATGCAGCATTACTGACAAATGGTTGCATGACGTTCTTTCTAAACATCCACTCATTGACTGCTTGTACCTACGAGGTTGCAATTTGTTGAAAATGATTAAGATTTCAAGTCATTGCATGAAGAGTTTGGCCTTTATTGATTGCTCTGAGTTGGTTGAAGTTGACATTGTTACTCCTAACTTACATAGGCTCGAGTATGATGGTGATTTTATATCATTTTCGTTGAATACTTCAAGTATATCAGAAGTTAGTCTTGCGTTTAGCGACTATGATTTTTCGgatgttgagaagattgaatTCCTTGCAAATTTAAGTCATCCGAAATTATTAAATTGGCAAACTTTCACTGCTGAG AATGTGATTAATATTGCCAAAGAATCAAGAGAAAACCTACCGTCCCCATTATATAGTGTTAAGCAATTGAAGCTGAAAGCATATTCTCTCTCTACAAGACAAATCCAAGAACTTGTGGATACCCTATTGTGGATTTGTCCTCTTCTAGAAATTCTTTTTATAGAATGGCAGTATGAGGAGGCAATTGACAATATATCATTCACATTTAcagaaaaaaaggaagacaatATATCATTCAAG TTCTCATACGAAAATCCTATTGACAATTTGGAAGATCCAAGTTGTTGCAAACTTATTCCAATTCTTTGTTGGCGTCATTGCCTAAAGACTATcaagattgaaaattcaagagGATCTATAGAAGAAGATACTCTAAAGAAGTATTTTTTCGATAATGCAGAAATATTAGAGAGCTTCCATTATTTGAAAGGATCTGTATCGCTTAAAGTTTAA
- the LOC133867735 gene encoding U-box domain-containing protein 35-like isoform X1: MSALSRESDEESSSDLFEINHEYDYEGSLFSFDFQKWNDSVFVAVGNTESRSSMDALEWTLRYLVTPCTVLHLIHVFPLIRHIPSPLGMLTRGQVKPEMVESYVSQERDKRRKLLQKFLDTCSASKVNVDLLLVESDHTVKAILDLIPVLSIRKLVLGTTKLSLRKSKSKRGSGIADQILHNAPDDCEVNIIYEGREVIDRMIGWSSPRENSSKSKSKSKWIAIRNYFTNKLR, translated from the exons ATGTCCGCGCTATCCAGGGAGTCAGACGAAGAGAGTTCAAGTGATCTGTTCGAGATCAACCATGAATATGATTACGAGGgtagtttgttttcttttgattttcagAAATGGAACGACAGTGTCTTTGTGGCGGTGGGGAACACGGAGTCACGCTCAAGCATGGATGCGCTGGAGTGGACGCTGAGGTACCTTGTTACTCCCTGCACCGTCCTTCATCTCATACACGTCTTTCCGCTCATACGCCACATTCCAAGCCCAt TAGGAATGCTTACAAGAGGTCAAGTGAAACCCGAAATGGTGGAGAGCTACGTGTCCCAAGAAAGGGacaagagaagaaaactccTTCAAAAGTTTCTTGACACGTGCTCTGCTTCCAAG GTAAATGTTGATCTTCTACTTGTTGAAAGTGATCACACTGTGAAGGCTATTCTGGACCTCATCCCAGTTCTCAGTATTAGAAAGCTAGTGCTTGGAACCACAAAATTAAGTCTAAG gaAATCAAAGTCTAAGAGGGGAAGTGGGATTGCTGATCAGATCCTCCATAATGCACCGGATGACTGTGAGGTTAACATCATCTATGAAGGGAGGGAAGTCATTGACCGGATGATTGGGTGGTCCTCTCCACGCGAGAATAGCAGTAAGTCAAAGTCAAAGTCAAAATGGATAGCTATACGCAACTACTTCACTAACAAGTTGCGGTAA
- the LOC133867735 gene encoding uncharacterized protein LOC133867735 isoform X2, with amino-acid sequence MSALSRESDEESSSDLFEINHEYDYEGSLFSFDFQKWNDSVFVAVGNTESRSSMDALEWTLRYLVTPCTVLHLIHVFPLIRHIPSPLGMLTRGQVKPEMVESYVSQERDKRRKLLQKFLDTCSASKVNVDLLLVESDHTVKAILDLIPVLSIRKLVLGTTKLSLSSHAVFQKLKGNQSLRGEVGLLIRSSIMHRMTVRLTSSMKGGKSLTG; translated from the exons ATGTCCGCGCTATCCAGGGAGTCAGACGAAGAGAGTTCAAGTGATCTGTTCGAGATCAACCATGAATATGATTACGAGGgtagtttgttttcttttgattttcagAAATGGAACGACAGTGTCTTTGTGGCGGTGGGGAACACGGAGTCACGCTCAAGCATGGATGCGCTGGAGTGGACGCTGAGGTACCTTGTTACTCCCTGCACCGTCCTTCATCTCATACACGTCTTTCCGCTCATACGCCACATTCCAAGCCCAt TAGGAATGCTTACAAGAGGTCAAGTGAAACCCGAAATGGTGGAGAGCTACGTGTCCCAAGAAAGGGacaagagaagaaaactccTTCAAAAGTTTCTTGACACGTGCTCTGCTTCCAAG GTAAATGTTGATCTTCTACTTGTTGAAAGTGATCACACTGTGAAGGCTATTCTGGACCTCATCCCAGTTCTCAGTATTAGAAAGCTAGTGCTTGGAACCACAAAATTAAGTCTAAG TAGTCATgctgtttttcaaaaattgaaaggaAATCAAAGTCTAAGAGGGGAAGTGGGATTGCTGATCAGATCCTCCATAATGCACCGGATGACTGTGAGGTTAACATCATCTATGAAGGGAGGGAAGTCATTGACCGGATGA